The Paenibacillus mucilaginosus 3016 genome includes the window CGGCTTCACCCCCGACTCGGACAGGCAGGAAGCGATGACCGCCAGGATCGAGCTCCAGATCTCCTGCGGATTATGCTCGACCCAGCCCGGCTGCGGGAAGTACTGGGTGAATTCATGCTGGGCCGTATGCACAATCTCCCCGTTCTTGTTGAACAGAATCGCCCGCGAGCTTGTGGTGCCCTGGTCTAAGGAAAGAATATATTGCTCCATGAGTGCATCCTCCTATGGGTTCATTCTAAAGTATGATATGAAATAGAGCGGAAACTACGCAGGTCAGGCAGCTGCCTTATTAGGCATCCGGCTCATACGCCGAAGTCCCATACGGTATGTAAACAGCAGTGCAAGCAGGCAGGCGCCAAGGATATACCAGAGCAGCGGCGGCATGGCCCCCTCGAAGAAGGCTTGGTAGAATACGCTGCCAAGCATCCCGCCGAGCAGCGGACCGGCTACCGGAATCCATGCGTACCGCCAGTTCGACGGTCCTTTGCCGGCGATCGGAAGCAGGTAGTGCGCCAGGCGCGGGCCGAAGTCACGGGCCGGATTGATCGCATACCCCGTCGTACCGCCAAGCGATAAGCCAATGCTGACGACGAGGAAGCCGACAAGCAGGGGGTTCAGCCCTTCGGTGAAGGTATTGGCCCCGAGGGCGAGCAGTGCCACGATGAAGATGAACGTCCCCATCATCTCACTGAGCAGATTCGAGAACGGATGGTCTACCGCGGGCCCTGTTGCGAATACCCCCAGCTTCGTACCGGCGTCCTCTGTCTCTTTCCAGTGCGGCAGATACTGCAGATAGACGATCGCCGACCCGAGCATCGCGCCGGCGAGCTGGGCAATCACGTACACCGGCACGAGAGCCCAGTCAAAATCCCCCTTCACGGCCAAAGCCAGGGTGACTGCAGGATTAAGGTGGGCCCCGCTGACTTTGCCTACCGCATACACGGCGAAAGCCACGGCCATCCCCCACCCCATGGTGATGACGATCCAGCCGCCATTATTTGCATACGACTTCTTGAGCGACACTCCCGCACATACGCCTGCACCCAGTGTGATCAGAATCATCGTGCCAATCAGCTCTCCAAGCCATGGTACCATGAACCCATCCTCCTTTAATAGAACAGTCACATTCCGCGGCCAAAGAAAAAGAGAGCCACAACAAGCGATCCTCCCTGCAGGCAGGGGGATCATTGCTGTGGCTCTCCAAGTCTCCGTCACGACTATTAACTTAATGCCATTCTAATACAATAATGTAAGCGATGTCAATGTGAAGTTTTCATGAAGTGTGACTTATCTCCTTGCTTGCGCTTCACTGCACGCTCCTGTCGTAATGCTTGAACAAGCTTTCATTGGACGTCGTCACCGCCGTGGCTCCCGCTTCCAAGGCCCGCTCCACATCCTCCACCGTGCGGATCAATCCCCCGGCAAAAATCGGAATGCCGCTGCGCTGGTGCACCTCAGCAATAATGGAAGGCATGCCGCCCGGCAGCACCTCGATGAAGTCCGGCTTCGTTTTCTCCAGCAGCGTGTAGCTCTTCTCCAGTGCAATCGTATCGAGCAGGAAGATCCGCTGAATCGCTTGAATGCCCTTCTGCTTGGCCTTCAGGATCACGCTTGTCTTCGTCGAGATGAGCCCATAGGGCTTGATATCCTGGCACAGGTACTCGGCCGCATACTCGTCGCTCTTCAGCCCCTGGATCAGGTCCGCATGAAGGAACATCTTCTTGCCCCGGCTGCGGGCCATCGTATAGATGCTCTTCAGCTGGCCGATATGGGTATCGAGGAACACTCCGTACTCGTAGGAGCTCTCCAGAATCTTCTCAAACTGCTTCATCGTCTTGGCTGCAGGCAAAATCTTCTGTCCGTGAAAAGTCACCGCCGTTCCTCCTTCGCTCACTCCAGGGTATTACCTACCATACCCAAAGAAAAGCAATCTGGCAATGGTCATCCCCCAGCGGGGGTATATTCCGATATAACAAACTCCCGCTGCCTGTTCAACAAACGGGATTTCCATAAGAGATGGATACCATTTCGGAAAACGGCACACAGCCCCTCCCAGGCGGCAGCACACTGCAGGGAATAGAAAACCAAAAATACCTGCCCGGTTTCCCGGAACAGGTATTCTTCTTTCGCTTCTTCCTATGAAGCTTCCCGCTTATTTCAGGGATGCTTCAACTTCCTTCACCATGCCCTCTACCGAGATCAGGCCGCCTCCGGAGAGGTACCAGAAGTTCGGATCGAGGTACACGATATGGCCATCCTTGAAGGCTTTCGTGTTCTTCACGAGGTCGTTCTCAATCGTCTGCTTCGCATTGGATTGTCCGCCCACTACCGCATCACGGTCTACCACGAACAGGTAGTCCGGATTCTTCTCTGCAATATATTCGAAGGAAATGCTCTGGCCGTGTGTCGTGACTTCAATGCTCTTGTCTACTGGAGTGAACCCAAGGACGTCATGAATAAGACCGAAGCGCGAGCCTGCGCCATATGCGCTCACTTTGCCGCCGTTGCTCAGAATGATAAGAGCTTGTTTGCCGCTGGCGGACGCCTTTTCCTTAACAGCCTTCACCGTTGCATTCACTTTCGCCAGCTCCTGCTCGGCAGCCGCTTCCTTACCGAAGATCTTCGCGAGCGTCTTCGTATTGTTCTCGAACGAAGTCATGTAGTTTTTTGTATCCAGTGCAACATACAGCGTAGGAGCGATCTTGCTCAGCTCTTCGTAGGCTTTGGACTGTCTGCCGGAGATGATGATCAAATCGGGGCTCATCGCGCTGATTTTCTCAAAATCCGGCTCCGTCAGGGACCCTGCATTCTTGTACTTCGCATCCTTGTACTTCGAGAGGTAAGACGGGATGTTCGCCTGCGGAACGCCGAGCACTTCCACTCCAAGCCGGTCGAGGGTATCGAGGGCACCGAAGTCAAATACAACAACCTTGGACGGAACGCCTTTGATCTTGGTTTCGCCGAGCTCATGCTTGAAGGACTGCTCTACAGGTGCCTTGGCTGCTTCGGGAGCAGGGGACCCGCTGCCGGCAGCATTGTTCTCAGGTGCAGCTGCACCGCAGGCGGATGCGATCACGGCAATGATCAGGGTCAGAAGCAAAACGGATAATTTTCTCATGGTTGATCACCTCTATGTTTAGTGGGACTGGCATACGAAATGGATGATGCAGGATCATATATAGGGTTGTGTCATGACTCACTTGTAGTAAATGCAAATCCGGTTCCCGTCAATCTCCTGGATTCGGATATCCATGTCGTACACTTCTTGAAGCAGCTCGGAGGTAATGATCTCCTCCGTCACCCCATCGCCTACGACACGGCCGTCCTTCAGCGCGACAATATAGTCGGAATAGCAGGAAGCGAAGTTGATGTCATGGATGACGATGACAACCGTCTTGCCGAGCTCGTCGGCCAGCCTCCGCAGTACCTTCATGATCTGCACGCTGTGCTTCATGTCCAGGTTATTCAGCGGTTCGTCGAGCAGGATATATTCCGTATCCTGGGCCAGCACCATCGCCAGATACGCCCGCTGGCGCTGCCCACCGCTGAGCTGGTCAATGTACTTGTCCTGCATGGGACCGAGCTCCATGTAATCGATCGCTTCGGTAATGTACCGCTGATCCTCCGGCGTCAGGCGCCCCTGGGAGTAGGGGAAGCGGCCGAAGGCGACGAGCTCGCGGATCGTGAGGCGGATGTTGATATGGTTGGTCTGCTTGAGAATCGAAATCTTTTTGGCGAGATCGTTGCTCTTCCAATGCCCGATCTCCCGTCCTTCGATGAACACCTCACCGCTGTCCTTCGACAGCAGCCTGCACATCATGGAGAGCAGAGTGCTCTTGCCCGCCCCGTTCGGACCGATGAAAGAGGTGATCTTCCCGGGTGTAATGTTGACGGATACGTTCTCAACGACATTCTTGTTCCCGTATTTCTTGGATACGCTCCGAACTTCTACCACGACCGATTCTCCTTCAACAGCAGATAGATAAAGTAAATACCGCCGACCAGATTGACGATAACGCTCACGGTCGTCGAGAAGGTGAACACCCGCTCCACGACGAACTGGCCGCCGACCAGGGCGATGATGCTGATAAGCATCGCGCCGGGAATCAGCACGCTGTGCTTGTAGGTGCGCAGGAACTGGCAGGTCACGTTGGCTACCAGAAGACCGAGGAAGGTGATCGGCCCCACCAGAGCCGTCGAGATCGAGATGAGCACGGCCACGATGATCAGCAGTCTCTTCACGACATGATCGTACGGGATGCCGAGCCCTACCGCATGCTCCCGGCCCAGCGACAGCACATCCAGAAACTTGGCGAACCGGAGGTAATACAGACCGGTCAGGGCCATGCCGATGCTGCCGAGCACCAGCAGATCCGTATTGATATTATTAAAGCTGGCGAACATCCGGTCCTGCAGGATCAGGAATTCATTAGGGTCGATGAGCACCTGCATGAAGGAGGCGAAGCTCTGAAACAAGGTTCCGAAGATCAATCCCACGAGAAGCAGGTAATAAATATTCCGGCCTTCCCCCCGGAACAGGAGCTTGAACAGTATGCCGGCAAAGACCACCATGAGCGATACCGAAAGCACGAAGTGCACGTTCTTGCTCATCAATGTCAAGGTCGTTGACCCGAACGCATACACGATGAACGTCTGAAGCAGCATGTACAGCGAATCGAGACCGATAATGCTCGGCGTCAAAATCCGGTTGTTCGTAATCGTCTGGAAGATCATGGTCGAGAAAGCGATGGCCCCTCCCGTCAGGGCAATGGCCAGAATCTTCTTGGCCCTTCGCGGCATCACGTATCCCCAGTTGCTTCCGATGTCAAAGAGCAGGAACAGGCCGATAACCCCCAAGGCCAGCAGGGCAAGCACAGTGAGCTTGGCGGTGTTATTCATATGCCTTTCTCCTCATTAGCAGGTACAGGAAGATCGCGCTGCCGATGACCCCGACTGTCAGACCGATCGAGATCTCATACGGATAAATGATGACGCGTCCGAGCACATCGCAGAACAGAACGAACACGGCGCCGAGCATGGCCGTATCGGGCAGGCTCTTCCTCAGATGGTCGCCCCGCAGGATCGTCACGATGTTCGGTACGATGAGCCCGAGGAACGGTATCATGCCGACTGTCAGGATCACGACCGCCGATACCAGAGAGACCAGCACCAGGCCGAGATTGACGACCTGCTTGTAATTCAGCCCGAGATTCATGGCGAAGTCCTCGCCCATTCCCGCAACCGTGAACTTATCGGCGAACACGTAAGCCGCAATCACGAGCGGAATGCTGATATACAGCATCTCGTACCGCCCTTTGACGATCATCGAGAAGTCCCCCATCAGCCAGGCGGACATGCTCTGGACGAGATCGTACTTATAGGCGAAGAAGGTCGTGATGGAAGAGACGATATTGCCGAACATCAGCCCCACCAGAGGAATGAAGATCGAATCCTTGTACTTCACCTTGTCGAGAATTCGCATGAAGATGAACGTCCCGGCGAGGGCAAAGACGAAGGCTACCAGCATCTTCTCAAGCGGAGAAGCGGAGGCGAACAGGAGCATCGCCACCATGATGCCGAACCGCGCCGAATCCTCCGTCCCCGAGGTGGTCGGGGACACGAACTTGTTGCGGCTGAGCTGCTGCATGATCAGTCCGATGATGCTCATGCTCACACCGGCCATCAGAATGCTCAGCAGCCGGGGCAGTCTGCTTACCAGCAGAATCTGAAGCTGATCTTCCCTTAAGGTAAAGATATCCAGAGGTGAAATATCTTTCACTCCGATGAAGACGGAGCAGAATGACAGAAAAATCAATGCAATCACTAGATATCTTCTTTTCATGCGGCTCTACCTTTACCTTTTCTTCCCTGATCGTCAGACTGTAAGCTGTCACGCGGATTGATATGTATTATCATTACGTCAATAATGATATTCATTATCATTTACGGATATGATTGTATCCCGATCGCTTTAAACTTGTCAATCCCATTACAATCTATGACATTTGTGTTACAAAACCATGATCATTCCATGAAAAAAAGGGCGCCCAAAGGGCACCCTGTAAGACTGAAAGGAATGATTGCTGAAGGTATTTCTATTAGTAAGCCAGCGTGAACAGCCCGTTGATGTGCGACAGGTAGCGCATATTGCTCGCTTCCTTCATCAGCGTAGCCGGAAGTCCCTTCAGACGCGTCTGGTTGGCACCGATCGTACCGATGCCGTCCTTGCGGCCGAGGCTCGCCAGGGTACCGGAGAATACCGGCGTGAACGGATCCATCGGAGCGCCGTTCAGGTAAGCGAAGATGTTGTAGCCGATCGTCTCGCCCATCTGCCATGCCAGCTGTGCCGTCGGAGGATAAGGACGTCCCTCTGGGCCGAAGACCACAGCGGAGTCGCCGGCCAGGAATACATCCGGGTGGGATGTGGACTGGAGACCTTCCGTAACCGTCGCACGGCCGCGGTTGACTTCGATGCCGCAGTTCGCGACAACGGAGTTGCCCTGCACGCCGCCGGTCCATACGAGCGTATTCGTGTCGATGGTGCTGCCGTCCTTCAGGTGTACCGTCGTAGCCGTCATCTCGGTGATTGCCACACCGGTCAGGAACTGTACGCCGCGTTTTGCCAGGGAAGTCTGCGCACGCTCCACGAGTTCAGGAGCAAATCCGGCCAGGATGGACGGACCCGCCTCAACACAGTAGATGGAGATATCGTTGAAGTCCACGCCCTTCTTGCGGCACAGGCCAGGAAGCATGTCGGCGAATTCTCCCACAAGCTCGATGCCTGTCAGACCGCCGCCGCCGACAACGAATGTGGCGTCCGCTTTGTCCTTGGACTGGACATAAGCGTCGATGCGGGCTTCCACATGGGCACGCACACGGTTGGCATCCTGTACGGACTTCAGCGTGAAGCTGTGCTCCTGGAGTCCAGGAATGCCGAAGTAGGCTGTCTCGCTGCCGAGAGCAATGACCAGAATATCGTAAGAAAGCGTCTTGCCGCTTCCGAGAAGCACCTGCTTCTGGTCCAGTTCAATCTTCTCCACCGCATCGATCCGAAGATCGACATCCTGGCCGCGCAGCAGCTTCTCGAGCGGCAGAGCCACGTTCTTCTCCACGAGATTGCCTGCTGCAAGACGGTGCAGTTCCGTGATGATTTGGTGTGATGGTGTCTTGTTGACCACCGTGATGGATGCTTCTTCCGCCGACATATACTTACGCAGCGTGGTAGCGCTGAGCAGACCGCCATAACCGCCGCCCAGGATCAAAATTTGCTTTGACATACGTATCCTCCCGTCTCGTTTCAACGATAACTTAGCGCTGCTGATTCTTCTCGCCGACAACTTCCAAGAACGCCTGTGCGAAGCGCAGGGTCTTCTGTACCTGAGGATCCTTCAGCATCTTCAGGATGCCGAACAGGCCCACCGTGGAAGCTTCAACCTGGGTACGGTCGTTCGCTTCAATCGCTGCAGCCGCCAGACCCTTCGCCTTCTCACCGATCGGCTTCACGAATTCTTCGACGCCGCCCTTGATATCTTCGATGAGTACTTTATCCGTTACCACATTTTGAACAATGTCGTACGTCTTGGTGAGCAGGGTCACCATTTCCGCCAGCTTCGGCAGGTTCTCGACCAGTACGGTCAAGGATTCCTGAACCTCAGGCTTCATCAGTTGATCAAGCACGTCGAGCTGTTCGCGTACAACCGGCTGAACTTCGGCACCTCGGTTATCTAGCACCGCTTGTTTGGATGTCTCTGACATAGTAACGTCCTCCTATGCATGAAAATAGTAGCCCCCGGTATCGCGTTACCTGATTTCTCCCTACTACCCATTAGAATTGTTACATTTTTCACAAAGATAAACATACGAACCCAACATTATCTTGTTGGTCAATTCATGTCTATTCAAGGGATACCCTTGCAACCCATAGGGATGCCAAGGGGGAGCAGGCCGGAACCGAACCCTATGTACCTCCTATTATACTCCCGTAATGTTTAGGAGAGAAACACCACTTATCTACATTTGTGAACATTGCATGAATAAATTGTGTCGAAAATCCAGTCTTTTTCCAGGTTTGAGAGGAAGGCGTTTCCATTTTGACACCAGAAGATATTGCCATCTGCCCCGCATTGTGCTATGATACTGTTTGTCTGAATGTAACAGACAACCTTCTATCGCGGAGCCGTGGTGTAGAGGCCTAACATGCCTGCCTGTCACGCAGGAGACCGCGGGTTCGAATCCCGTCGGCTCCGCCATTTCTTATCTCATCCGGCCCGCTGCCGGCATGATCATGACACCGACTGAATCGGGCAGGAATTTATTCCTGCCTTTTTGCTATATCCGGAAGCCTGGACCTCCGGCAGGCTTCCCCCTACCTCTCCCTGCCCTTACTTCTGATCGAGGTGACGATAGATGAGACGCGGACGCTTCGCCCCGACGCCTTCGGGGCTTCTTCATATCGGCAATGCCTTCACGGCCCTGCTCGCCTGGCTGCAGATCCGCGCGGCATCTGGCTCCTTCGTGCTGCGCATCGAAGACATCGATACGGCCCGCTCCCGGCCCGAATATACCCGGCAGCTGCTGGAGGATCTCGCCTGGCTCGGGCTCGATTGGGATGAAGGGCCGGACAGCGGGGGCCTCCATGCGCCTTACGAGCAGAGCCTCCGCCTGGAGTCATACGCTGCCGCCGCCCGGCGGCTGGAGGAGGGCGGCTGGCTGTACTCCTGCTTCTGCTCCCGCGCCGAGCTGAAGGCCGTCGCCCGGGCCCCTCATGGGCTGGCCTCCGAAGGGGCCGCCTACCCGGGGCTCTGCCGGCACCTCACCGCCGCGGAGCGGGAGCAGCGGGCGGCACGCAAGGAGCCGGCCCTCCGCTTTGCCGTTCCGCCGCGGGAGGTTGTCTTCACCGACGGCGTACAGGGCGGGCAGCGGGTGGCGGCCGGAAGCCTCGGCGACTTCGTCGTGAAGCGCGCGGACGGCGTGTTCAGCTACCAGCTGGCCGTGGTGCTCGACGATGCCGCGATGGGCGTCACCGACGTGCTCCGCGGCGCGGACCTGCTCGACTCCACGCCGCGGCAGCTGCTCCTCTGCGAGGCGCTCGGTCTGCAGCCGCCGGCTTACCACCACGTGCCGCTGCTCTGCGCACCGGACGGCAGCCGGCTGTCGAAGCGCGACCGCAGCCTGACGCTCTCGTCTCTTCGCGTGTCGGGCATGCGCCCGGAGCGGCTGCTCGGCCTGCTGGCCTTCCTGGCAGGCCTGACCGACCGGCCGGAGCCGGCCTCGGCGTACGAGCTCACCGCCTGCTTCGAGCCGTCCCGCATCCCGCGGACGCCCGTCCGCATTCCGCGAGAGCTCTGGGCCGGGCTTCCCTCGGTCGGCTGACCGCAATGCGGCCTTACAGCTCTGCGCAGCCCGGACGTTCTCCGGACCCCGGAGGCGGTTCGGCTGACCGCCCCCCAGCTCCGCCACACCTCAAGAAAGGGCGGCAGGGACCATCGTCCCTGCCGCCCTTTCTCTTATCTTTGGCTTATCGCAGCTTACTTCTTGTTTACCGCCTTGTAAGAAGCCGTGAACTCCTCGATAATCTTCGAGCCGCCTTCTTTCTTCCAGCGCTCGACTTCCTTCTGGAAGCCGGCTTCGTCGATGCTGCCCAGCATGAACTTGTAAGTGGCGTCTTTGATGATTTCCTGAAGGCGTGCGCCTCTCTCCGTATACGTCTTGGAATCGAGCGGCAGCGTCGGATCGTGGATCAGGAAGCTGTTGTTGTCCTTCACGAGCTCCTCAGCCTTCGTACGCACCGGCAGCGTGAATCCGGAAGTCAGCATCTTGATCGTGCTCTCGCCGCCAACCTGCAGCGCTTGATAAGGCTTCACATCGCGCTCCCACAGCTTCACATCATCCGTAAGCATCGCTTTGCCGTCCTTGATCGAATAGTGCTTGCCCTCCTGGCCGAAGAACAGCAGGTTCGCCGTTTCGGGTGCCATCAGCTTGTCGAAGTAAGCCAGAATGTCCTTCAGCTCCGCTTCGGTCTTCACTGCCGATTTCGGGAAGACTACGCCGGAGCCGAAGCCCGGAAGCGCCCATACACCCGGCCCCTTAGATCCTTCGATGCGGTTGGCCACTTCAAGAACCGCGTCCTTGTTCACAGCGGAGAGCTTCTGGTGAAGCGTCAGCACGTCCGGCAGGGAACCGATATAAATCCCGGCCTTGCCTGTCGTGAACAGGTTCTGCTGATCGGTCTTGCTGGTTACAGGGAAGTCTTTGTTGATCGCGCCGTCCTTGAACAGCTGCTGGAACCACTTCATCGTCTCAAGGTAAGCCGGATCTTCGAATTCCGGATAGATCGCCCCATCCTTCACACCCCAGTTGTTCGGCGTGCCGAAGTAGGAGGATACCGTTTTGAATGCACCGTAGATCAGGTCGTTCCGGTCGGTGATCCCCATCGTGTCCTTCTTGCCGTTCTTATCGGGATCGTTTTCTGTAAACGCTTTCGCCATTTTGTATAAATCATCAAGTGTCTTTGGAGCCGGCAGTCCGAGCGCATCCGCCCAATCTTTGCGGTAGATCACGCCTTGGCGGGACCATGGTCTTTCCTGATAAAGCGAATATACTTTGCCGTCAACCGACATGTTCGTCAGAATCTTGGGATCCAGGTTCTTCAGGTTCGGGTAATCCTTCAGATATGGACCAACCTCCCAGAACTGGTTGTTGCGGAATGCATCTCTCAAAGTAATGAGCGAGGTCTGGTTGCGGAGGAAGACCGCCTGTGGAAGCGTGCCCGTTGCGAACGCTGCGTTCAGCTTCTCATCATAGTTGCCGTCCGGCACCCACTGAATCGTCAGATCCGTCCCGGTCTTCTCTTCGATCATTTTCTCGAGCTCGGTATTCGGTACCTCCGGTGTATGAAGATTGGCCATAATCGTAATCGGCGTAGGACCCTTCTTGGCGGCTTCACCCCCACCTGCTGCTGCAGGCTGCTGGGTTCCCGCCGAATTCGAACAGCCTGCGGCGAGCGACACGGCAAGAGACGACACTACAAGCGCTTTCAAACGGTGGTTCATGGATATTTCCCCCTGATCTCTGATAGGCTGTGGTCTGACTTGCCCTAACTATAGTAGGAACGGGGCGATTACGTAAATAATCAGCGCATTGGATATTGAAGATGCCTGTACCGGCGCGGGTTTCGAGGGAGTTCGGGAGAAATCGGGGCCGTTGTAAGAGGGCCCGCCGCTAAGCATAGAACCCTTCATCCAATGAAATGATAATGGTGTACATCACGGCAAAAAGCACCGGATGGGTTCATCCGGCGCTGTTCAGGTTCGGTTACTACTTGGCCATCACGAGGCGCAGCTGCAGCGTGATGTTATTCTCCGTATCCACGACGACGGCGTGAGGATTCTTCAGACCGAAATCCTCAAAGGTCACGACCGAGCTGCCTTCCAGCTTGATCGTTCCGCCGCTGTATAAAGCATCGGTCTTGAAGGTTACGTCCTTCGAAACGCCTTTTACCGTCAGTGTGCCCGGAAGATCGAAGGTTACCTTCTCGCCTTCCTTCCACTCCTTCGGCAGTCCCTCAAATGACTTCGCCTTGAACTCCGCCTTAGGGAAGGCTGCGGCATTCAGAAACTTCTCGCCGGCCACGTGGCTGTCCCTTGTTGCATTGCCCGATTGGACCTTGGCAATCTCAATCGATGCGCTGGCGGCATTCTTCGTCAGATCGCTTACATCCAGCGTCCATTGTCCCTGCACTTCACCGCTCTCGAAGTTGACTGTCTCTTTGGACGTTGTCACAGAGAAGTAGACCTTGGACTCCGGCTGAATCTTCCACTCTCCGTTCAGCTTGGCGGCATCCACCGCCGCACCCCCGGACGCCTGTACGGAAGCATTCGCCGGGATAACCTCCTGCACGGTAACGTGATTGCCGGCAAAGTAATCATAAGCGGCATAAGCACCGACCAGCACAACGATAACACCTGCGGACAAAGCGATCATTTTTTGTTTCATAAATTGTTACCTCCTAAGGTTGGATTGGTTTGGGACCAGCAATGATTCCTCCAGCCTGCACTACGCAATGTAGTGCAGATGGTTAAAAAAAATTAGAGATAAACCACTAGAGATATAGAAACTCTATAAGAAACATAGCCGACAGTACGGCTGCGACCTTCAGAGATATCATCATCCGTTTCAGCGGAAAGGACAGGGCTTGTACGGCCTGCGGGTCGATCAGCTGTTGGATTCTATAATTGATGGATGTTTCGGCAAACGAAGCATAGGCAAAAGCATAAGAATGAACCTGCTTGCGCTTCAGCAGCTTGAGCAGCGCGCTCCCCAGATGAACGGGCTCGCCCGTCTTCCGGATGGCCGCGGCATCAGCCAGTACCTCCCTCGCTGCGCTGTACTGCTTGGAATTCCACTTCAGGATCGGGATATACCACAACACATCGGCACATCCGGTCATCAGCATCGTCTTCAGCGGATCCCGGTGCTGCAGGTGAAACTGTTCGTGGTAGACGATCGCCTCCAGCTCCCCCGGCTCCAGCATTTGCAGAAGGCCTGTGGACAGAACGATCTTCGGACGAAGAAGCCCCATGGTCAGTGCGATGGCGTCCGGGTGATCAATCACCTGAAGCTCGCCGGGACCGAGACCGTACCGCTCTGTGAGCAGCGCCGTCAGCTCCGCATCGTGCAGACGACTGAGCCTGCCCTTCGCACGCAGGGAGAAGTAGATCTGCTTGGCAGCGCCCCAGAAGAGCAGCAGCATCGTGAAAACCACAACCCCATCCAGCACGTAGACCACCCATGCGAGACCCAGCGACTCGGCCAGGGCCGTGCAGTGAAGGAAGAAGTTATACCCGACCGGCTGTCCCGTGATTCCTTGAACCACATAGAGCCCCATCTGGGCCAGCAAACACATCGAGGTGCACAAACTCAACAGGAAAAGAATCCTCGATCTCCGTTCCCACATCGCTTATTTCCCCTCTTTGAGTTGTTTGATTTTCTGCTCCAGCTTGGCGAGCAGCTGCGGATCAGCCTCATCCAGTGCATCCAGCATATGGTTGACAACCAGGGGACCGAAATCCTCGACGAGGCTGTGCGATATTTCCTTTGATTGGCTCTCGAGAAAATGCGCCTTGGACTGCACCGGAGAATACATCGAGGTGCGCCCTTCCATCGTCTTGGTCAGAATCCCTTTCTCCAGCAGGCGGTTCATGACGGTCATGACCGTGTTGTAATTCAGGTCCTTCTCTTTCTCCAGGCGGATCTGCACATCCTTGATGGACTGGTGGGGATGGGCCCACAGGATTTCCATAATCTTCGCCTCAAGCGGTCCGAAGAAGCGCTCGAGCCCTCGCTGATGATAACCCGATTTTCCTGTACGCATAGGATACACACCTTTCACTACACATTGTAGTGATAAATGGCAGGAAAAGTCAACCCCAACTTTTCCTTCCCGTATTGTAATACCCGAACCTGAAACGAGTCTGAAGGAAACCTTAATTTTTGCTGAAAATGGGTTCGGGAATCCACCGCGGGTTTGATCCGCCCCCCTCCAATCCCGCACCCTTGCGCCCAGAGAAGAATACCCTGAGTCATAGGC containing:
- a CDS encoding DUF1641 domain-containing protein, translated to MSETSKQAVLDNRGAEVQPVVREQLDVLDQLMKPEVQESLTVLVENLPKLAEMVTLLTKTYDIVQNVVTDKVLIEDIKGGVEEFVKPIGEKAKGLAAAAIEANDRTQVEASTVGLFGILKMLKDPQVQKTLRFAQAFLEVVGEKNQQR
- the gluQRS gene encoding tRNA glutamyl-Q(34) synthetase GluQRS; the encoded protein is MRRGRFAPTPSGLLHIGNAFTALLAWLQIRAASGSFVLRIEDIDTARSRPEYTRQLLEDLAWLGLDWDEGPDSGGLHAPYEQSLRLESYAAAARRLEEGGWLYSCFCSRAELKAVARAPHGLASEGAAYPGLCRHLTAAEREQRAARKEPALRFAVPPREVVFTDGVQGGQRVAAGSLGDFVVKRADGVFSYQLAVVLDDAAMGVTDVLRGADLLDSTPRQLLLCEALGLQPPAYHHVPLLCAPDGSRLSKRDRSLTLSSLRVSGMRPERLLGLLAFLAGLTDRPEPASAYELTACFEPSRIPRTPVRIPRELWAGLPSVG
- a CDS encoding extracellular solute-binding protein yields the protein MNHRLKALVVSSLAVSLAAGCSNSAGTQQPAAAGGGEAAKKGPTPITIMANLHTPEVPNTELEKMIEEKTGTDLTIQWVPDGNYDEKLNAAFATGTLPQAVFLRNQTSLITLRDAFRNNQFWEVGPYLKDYPNLKNLDPKILTNMSVDGKVYSLYQERPWSRQGVIYRKDWADALGLPAPKTLDDLYKMAKAFTENDPDKNGKKDTMGITDRNDLIYGAFKTVSSYFGTPNNWGVKDGAIYPEFEDPAYLETMKWFQQLFKDGAINKDFPVTSKTDQQNLFTTGKAGIYIGSLPDVLTLHQKLSAVNKDAVLEVANRIEGSKGPGVWALPGFGSGVVFPKSAVKTEAELKDILAYFDKLMAPETANLLFFGQEGKHYSIKDGKAMLTDDVKLWERDVKPYQALQVGGESTIKMLTSGFTLPVRTKAEELVKDNNSFLIHDPTLPLDSKTYTERGARLQEIIKDATYKFMLGSIDEAGFQKEVERWKKEGGSKIIEEFTASYKAVNKK
- a CDS encoding YceI family protein, whose product is MKQKMIALSAGVIVVLVGAYAAYDYFAGNHVTVQEVIPANASVQASGGAAVDAAKLNGEWKIQPESKVYFSVTTSKETVNFESGEVQGQWTLDVSDLTKNAASASIEIAKVQSGNATRDSHVAGEKFLNAAAFPKAEFKAKSFEGLPKEWKEGEKVTFDLPGTLTVKGVSKDVTFKTDALYSGGTIKLEGSSVVTFEDFGLKNPHAVVVDTENNITLQLRLVMAK
- a CDS encoding M56 family metallopeptidase, which translates into the protein MSLCTSMCLLAQMGLYVVQGITGQPVGYNFFLHCTALAESLGLAWVVYVLDGVVVFTMLLLFWGAAKQIYFSLRAKGRLSRLHDAELTALLTERYGLGPGELQVIDHPDAIALTMGLLRPKIVLSTGLLQMLEPGELEAIVYHEQFHLQHRDPLKTMLMTGCADVLWYIPILKWNSKQYSAAREVLADAAAIRKTGEPVHLGSALLKLLKRKQVHSYAFAYASFAETSINYRIQQLIDPQAVQALSFPLKRMMISLKVAAVLSAMFLIEFLYL
- a CDS encoding BlaI/MecI/CopY family transcriptional regulator, which gives rise to MRTGKSGYHQRGLERFFGPLEAKIMEILWAHPHQSIKDVQIRLEKEKDLNYNTVMTVMNRLLEKGILTKTMEGRTSMYSPVQSKAHFLESQSKEISHSLVEDFGPLVVNHMLDALDEADPQLLAKLEQKIKQLKEGK